One window of Salegentibacter sp. Hel_I_6 genomic DNA carries:
- a CDS encoding 3-hydroxyacyl-ACP dehydratase FabZ family protein, protein MNYKNILEKLPYSKPFLFVDELVEINEKSAEGIYTFPVDSFFYKGHFKNNPVTPGVILTECMAQIGVVCLGIFLLDNNSTKLNDIKLALSSSEVDFYLPVFPGETVKVVSEKLFFRFNKLKCEVRMYDKTDKLICRGKIAGMIKNEAV, encoded by the coding sequence GTGAATTATAAAAACATCCTAGAAAAACTTCCATACAGTAAGCCATTTCTATTCGTAGATGAGTTGGTTGAAATCAATGAAAAATCGGCAGAAGGTATTTATACTTTTCCGGTAGATTCATTTTTTTATAAAGGTCATTTTAAAAATAACCCGGTTACGCCAGGGGTAATTTTAACCGAATGTATGGCTCAAATTGGTGTGGTTTGCCTGGGGATTTTTCTTCTGGATAATAATTCTACTAAATTAAATGATATAAAACTCGCTTTAAGTTCTTCGGAAGTTGATTTTTACCTCCCGGTTTTTCCCGGGGAAACAGTTAAAGTTGTTTCTGAAAAATTGTTTTTTAGGTTTAATAAATTGAAATGTGAAGTTAGAATGTATGATAAAACAGACAAATTGATTTGTCGCGGAAAGATTGCAGGAATGATTAAAAATGAAGCTGTCTAA
- a CDS encoding 4'-phosphopantetheinyl transferase superfamily protein, translating into MIGNDIIDLKLANIQSNWQRKGFLQKLFTAEEQKFISNAVDSEFNLWLLWSMKEAVYKSVQRKYKLNRFFDPKQFGCKVFQLYNDEARGAVCFKNEFFETTSIYSSAKVHTYAANTEFTFVSESENTRFRFLAKISEQLEIPLESLNISKNKQGIPFLTYGGDNLQIPFSLSHHGRYSAYAFSLNLS; encoded by the coding sequence GTGATAGGAAATGATATTATAGATCTCAAATTAGCCAACATACAAAGCAATTGGCAGCGAAAAGGATTTCTTCAGAAATTATTTACGGCTGAAGAGCAAAAATTCATTTCAAATGCTGTAGACAGTGAATTTAATTTATGGTTGCTTTGGAGTATGAAAGAAGCGGTCTACAAATCGGTTCAACGAAAATATAAATTGAATCGTTTTTTTGATCCGAAACAATTTGGTTGCAAAGTATTTCAATTATATAATGATGAGGCCAGGGGAGCGGTGTGTTTTAAGAATGAATTTTTTGAAACCACTTCAATTTATTCTTCAGCTAAAGTTCATACTTACGCTGCAAATACTGAGTTCACATTTGTTTCAGAGAGTGAAAATACGAGATTCAGGTTTCTGGCTAAAATTTCTGAACAGCTTGAAATTCCGTTAGAATCCCTTAACATTAGTAAAAACAAGCAGGGTATCCCGTTTTTGACTTACGGGGGTGATAATCTGCAAATTCCATTTAGTCTATCACATCACGGCCGCTATTCGGCCTATGCTTTCTCGTTAAATCTGTCCTAA
- a CDS encoding KTSC domain-containing protein, giving the protein MKRVNQYKKLFNVEKEIDLKQLKTAYRNLVKEWHPDKFRETDEKHAEAEIKSKEIIDGYHFLVSIAPQTINANLEEYNRTINEAGIADYQHKGNLLEISFTNGTTYEYFGVNKKLFIKFISSDKQVRFAKRNIYNSFLYRKSKKDLELETA; this is encoded by the coding sequence ATGAAGCGTGTAAATCAATATAAAAAACTCTTTAATGTTGAAAAAGAGATAGATCTTAAACAACTTAAAACCGCTTACCGAAACCTTGTTAAAGAATGGCATCCCGATAAATTTAGGGAAACCGATGAAAAGCACGCCGAAGCTGAAATAAAAAGCAAAGAGATTATTGACGGGTACCACTTTTTGGTTAGTATCGCACCTCAAACTATAAATGCAAATCTTGAGGAATATAATCGTACCATTAACGAAGCAGGAATTGCCGACTACCAGCATAAAGGGAATTTATTGGAAATCTCTTTTACCAACGGTACTACTTATGAGTATTTTGGAGTAAATAAAAAGCTATTTATCAAATTTATCAGTTCAGATAAGCAGGTGAGGTTTGCAAAAAGAAATATCTATAATTCATTTTTATATAGAAAATCGAAGAAAGATCTGGAGCTGGAAACTGCTTAG
- a CDS encoding AEC family transporter, producing MEIFTKLYSSLLPYLLCIPIGYFLKEKKLIPKWIIHKPLLFVFMPILVVDHVLEASVAKLTILPIISFGLAFLMVFPATWIYKHFHELENKNLLRSSFSFFNVAFFGIPTVQALFGKEAVTTLICIYIGTALYGNIIGYIQVAKSKFGTKKSIIEVFKVPFIYVFILAVILKIMQYEPPEFVSPVVDTLGIIVSVAGMLIIGMNITNINFKKLNWNYYSKVLGIRAISAVVITAALMAAEYFLVDGLSAEERQVMALIPLFPIAANLTVFASFLESKEKESALLVLLSMALSLVLVPLLAMFFN from the coding sequence ATGGAAATATTTACTAAGTTATACTCCAGTTTGCTACCTTATTTACTGTGTATTCCTATAGGGTATTTTTTAAAGGAAAAGAAACTAATTCCAAAATGGATCATACATAAACCATTATTGTTTGTTTTTATGCCAATTTTGGTGGTGGATCATGTATTAGAAGCTTCGGTAGCAAAACTTACTATTTTACCAATAATTTCATTTGGATTGGCTTTTTTAATGGTTTTTCCCGCCACCTGGATCTACAAACATTTCCACGAACTGGAGAATAAAAACCTGTTGAGAAGCAGTTTTTCATTTTTTAATGTTGCTTTCTTCGGAATTCCAACAGTACAGGCATTATTTGGTAAAGAGGCGGTAACCACGCTAATTTGTATTTATATCGGTACCGCACTATACGGAAATATCATAGGATACATACAGGTTGCAAAATCAAAATTTGGAACTAAAAAATCTATAATTGAAGTTTTTAAAGTTCCATTTATCTACGTGTTTATTCTTGCTGTTATATTAAAAATTATGCAGTACGAACCACCGGAATTTGTATCTCCGGTTGTAGATACTCTGGGAATAATTGTTTCGGTAGCAGGAATGTTAATTATTGGAATGAATATCACCAATATCAATTTTAAGAAACTTAACTGGAATTATTATTCAAAAGTACTGGGAATTCGCGCTATTAGTGCAGTGGTAATTACCGCGGCTTTAATGGCAGCGGAATATTTTTTGGTAGATGGATTAAGCGCTGAAGAAAGACAGGTAATGGCTTTAATTCCGCTTTTTCCCATCGCAGCAAATCTTACGGTGTTCGCTTCATTTTTAGAATCTAAAGAAAAAGAATCAGCCCTACTGGTATTACTCTCTATGGCACTTTCTTTAGTCTTAGTTCCATTATTAGCAATGTTTTTTAACTAG
- a CDS encoding NAD(P)/FAD-dependent oxidoreductase, with amino-acid sequence MEKSEHKIKIIGAGLSGLIAAKVLEDHGYAPEIYEASDSVGGRIKTELVKGYQLDHGFQVLLSNYPKANQYLDYKALELQELLPGAVIYENGNSKTIGDPLRDSSLLMPTIFSGIGTFSDKIKILKLYGDLKKKSVQDIFKTKETTSLSNLQEISFSEEMIRKFFKPFFSGIFLEPNLETSSRMFEFVFKMFGEGQAVIPKRGMGEISNQLFKQLKITKIHFNTPVKQVKEGEVILENGEIIKANFTIIATEASPLVSNLKNQETEWKSCHNFYFETEKRTIKKPIIGLIADAEAIINNIFYHTSVATTENGGKELLSVTVVKKTNLSQADLLKKVQEDLKKYCGVGDAKFLKHYFIKKALPKISPLEYELDPTETQLNESIFLAGDQLLNASQNAAILSGERAALGLIQSLES; translated from the coding sequence ATGGAAAAATCTGAACATAAAATAAAAATTATTGGGGCCGGTCTCAGCGGACTCATCGCTGCAAAGGTATTAGAAGATCACGGTTATGCCCCCGAAATTTATGAAGCTTCAGATAGTGTGGGAGGCCGTATCAAAACCGAGCTTGTAAAAGGTTATCAGCTTGACCACGGTTTCCAGGTTTTACTCAGTAATTATCCAAAGGCTAATCAATATCTAGATTATAAAGCGCTGGAATTACAGGAATTATTGCCTGGCGCTGTAATTTATGAAAATGGAAATTCAAAAACCATTGGAGACCCTTTAAGAGATTCATCCTTATTAATGCCTACAATCTTCTCCGGAATTGGTACATTTTCAGATAAAATTAAAATTTTAAAACTGTATGGCGATTTGAAAAAGAAATCGGTACAGGATATTTTTAAAACAAAAGAAACTACCAGCTTATCAAACCTCCAAGAGATAAGTTTTTCAGAAGAAATGATCAGGAAGTTCTTTAAACCTTTTTTTAGTGGAATATTCCTGGAACCAAACCTGGAAACTTCCAGCAGAATGTTTGAATTTGTATTCAAAATGTTTGGAGAAGGCCAGGCAGTAATCCCAAAGAGAGGAATGGGAGAAATTTCAAACCAGTTATTTAAACAATTAAAAATAACAAAAATTCATTTTAATACTCCGGTTAAGCAGGTAAAGGAAGGAGAAGTTATCTTAGAAAATGGAGAAATTATAAAAGCTAATTTTACAATAATTGCTACTGAAGCCAGTCCGCTGGTGAGTAATCTGAAAAACCAGGAAACCGAATGGAAATCCTGTCATAACTTTTATTTTGAGACTGAAAAGAGAACTATTAAAAAACCAATTATTGGATTGATTGCCGATGCAGAGGCTATAATAAATAATATTTTTTACCATACCAGCGTGGCAACTACTGAAAATGGCGGAAAGGAATTACTGTCGGTTACCGTAGTCAAAAAAACCAATCTATCTCAAGCCGATTTATTAAAAAAAGTACAGGAAGATTTAAAGAAATATTGTGGAGTAGGGGATGCTAAATTTTTAAAACATTATTTTATTAAAAAAGCTTTGCCTAAAATAAGCCCGTTGGAATATGAATTGGATCCCACCGAAACACAGCTGAACGAATCTATATTTTTGGCGGGAGATCAACTTTTAAATGCATCTCAAAATGCAGCGATACTTTCAGGAGAGCGAGCAGCTTTGGGTTTAATTCAAAGCCTGGAATCATAA
- a CDS encoding DUF4251 domain-containing protein → MKLQHIYSILITLSVSFFIGCGSAPNSDAKIARTSSLIESGKFEIQHDWLTSQGGGRVNILDNPNFIRFKNDSVNLFLPFFGERFSGGGYNLEGGFIYEGPLNNYEIEEDKNRRIIKFRTKQNSEIIDFTVNIFPEGNVTTRVNSSERSFISYQGDIRKLRVQD, encoded by the coding sequence ATGAAACTTCAACATATTTATTCCATATTAATTACTTTATCTGTAAGTTTTTTTATAGGCTGCGGAAGTGCACCAAACTCTGATGCAAAAATTGCGAGAACAAGTTCCCTAATAGAAAGTGGAAAATTTGAAATACAACACGATTGGCTTACAAGTCAGGGTGGCGGCAGAGTAAATATACTTGATAATCCTAATTTTATTCGGTTTAAAAATGATTCTGTCAATTTGTTTTTACCATTTTTTGGTGAAAGATTTTCAGGAGGTGGTTATAATCTTGAGGGAGGATTTATTTATGAGGGGCCTTTAAATAATTATGAGATTGAAGAAGATAAAAATAGAAGAATTATAAAATTTAGAACTAAACAGAATTCAGAAATTATAGATTTCACCGTCAATATTTTTCCTGAAGGAAATGTAACCACCAGAGTTAATAGTTCAGAAAGATCATTTATTTCATACCAGGGGGATATAAGAAAATTAAGGGTACAGGATTAG
- a CDS encoding FAD/NAD(P)-binding protein — MKNIVIIGGGACGSAALIEIVLQVIVQKLQEKVSIHLIERRPKVGYGLAFGTRQKSHLLNTQADLMGIYANEPGHFTKWLEKNGGKKRKDVKGESDTSSAYTSRILYGNYVSEEVKKTLKKAKDSGVKVKLINDEAIDLERGKNEEIKVHLKSSEPIIANYILLAPGTPKPNIFKEFRKHDSYFDFPWPSSRLKEGISKNDHVGILGTSLSAIDTVMTLVDNEHNGKVTLFSPDGMLPRVQPDENKEIEREFLTLENIHRIKRKDLHSPKVKELFRFFIKDAENAERDKIDWKALNRDGQHAEKFLRYDINTAEKGGDTLLNLAYSLRYDSSTIWNWMDREQKEIFGKWLGRHWAVNRHAMPLYNAKKILELIDKGSLQIIPKNQKVIFNEAEKIFEIKTNEEKTYKVDKLINATGSATALEAMDSKLISNLIKREYLSAYPLGGAVINARTLQAISPKGGENIYAVGHLANGMLMDVNAVWYNVKTIAKVAQELIFKVREHGNIY, encoded by the coding sequence TTGAAAAATATAGTAATTATTGGGGGCGGTGCCTGTGGATCTGCAGCGCTTATAGAAATAGTATTGCAAGTTATCGTGCAAAAACTACAGGAGAAAGTTAGCATTCATCTTATTGAACGCAGACCTAAAGTTGGGTATGGACTCGCATTTGGAACCCGGCAAAAATCTCATCTACTAAATACTCAGGCAGATCTCATGGGAATCTATGCAAACGAGCCGGGGCATTTTACAAAATGGTTGGAGAAAAATGGTGGTAAAAAGCGTAAAGACGTTAAAGGCGAAAGTGACACTTCATCTGCTTATACCAGTAGGATTTTATATGGTAATTATGTTTCTGAAGAAGTAAAGAAAACCTTGAAGAAAGCCAAGGATTCGGGGGTTAAAGTAAAACTAATTAATGATGAAGCCATAGATTTGGAACGAGGGAAAAATGAAGAAATTAAAGTTCATTTAAAATCTTCAGAACCAATTATTGCAAATTATATTTTGTTGGCTCCGGGGACCCCTAAACCTAACATCTTCAAGGAATTCAGAAAACACGATAGTTATTTTGATTTTCCATGGCCTTCTTCCAGGTTGAAAGAGGGTATCTCAAAAAATGACCATGTGGGTATTTTAGGGACCAGTTTGAGCGCCATAGATACCGTAATGACCTTAGTTGATAACGAGCACAATGGAAAGGTTACTTTATTTTCACCAGATGGAATGTTACCACGGGTTCAGCCAGATGAAAATAAGGAAATTGAACGGGAATTTTTAACGCTGGAAAATATACATAGAATAAAAAGAAAAGACTTGCATTCGCCAAAGGTGAAAGAATTATTCAGGTTTTTTATCAAGGATGCTGAAAATGCCGAAAGAGATAAAATAGACTGGAAGGCTTTAAATAGGGATGGTCAACACGCTGAAAAATTTCTAAGATATGATATTAACACTGCTGAGAAAGGTGGAGATACACTCCTAAATTTAGCTTATTCTTTACGCTACGATAGTTCCACAATCTGGAATTGGATGGATAGGGAGCAAAAAGAAATTTTTGGAAAATGGTTAGGCCGGCATTGGGCGGTAAATCGTCACGCCATGCCTTTATATAATGCAAAAAAAATCCTTGAACTTATAGACAAGGGTAGTTTACAAATTATTCCTAAGAACCAAAAAGTAATATTTAATGAAGCAGAAAAGATCTTTGAAATAAAAACTAATGAAGAGAAAACTTACAAAGTAGATAAATTAATAAACGCTACGGGAAGCGCCACGGCGCTAGAAGCGATGGATAGCAAATTAATTTCAAACTTGATTAAAAGAGAATATCTTTCTGCTTATCCCCTGGGTGGTGCAGTAATTAATGCGAGAACTTTACAGGCTATTTCACCAAAAGGAGGTGAAAATATTTATGCAGTTGGTCACCTGGCAAACGGGATGCTAATGGATGTAAATGCCGTATGGTATAATGTGAAAACAATTGCCAAGGTAGCACAGGAATTAATATTTAAAGTAAGGGAACATGGAAATATTTACTAA
- a CDS encoding enoyl-ACP reductase, producing MVTEFKDRNYWAVILGGSTGLGFATARKLAHHGMNIIIIHRDRRADIGEIEEAFEDIREQDVQFESFNVDATNTEKRVNLIEEISKILGKEGKIRTLVHSISKGNLKPMTGEEPTLENIDFQLTIDAMAISLYDWTKAIFKAGLFAKDARIISFTSEGNKKAWANYAAVSAAKVALEAITRSIALEFASHGIRANCIQAGVTVTRSFQMIPGNETLRVHALKHNPFKRLTVPNDVANVVYLLSKDEASWITGTIIPVNGGEHLK from the coding sequence ATGGTAACAGAATTTAAAGATCGAAATTATTGGGCGGTTATTTTAGGCGGAAGTACCGGTCTTGGATTTGCAACAGCTCGTAAGCTTGCACATCACGGAATGAATATAATTATTATTCACCGTGATAGAAGGGCAGATATCGGTGAAATTGAAGAAGCTTTTGAAGATATTCGCGAACAGGATGTACAATTTGAAAGCTTTAATGTTGATGCCACAAATACTGAAAAACGAGTAAATCTTATTGAGGAAATTTCTAAAATTCTTGGGAAAGAGGGTAAAATAAGAACTTTAGTACACAGTATTTCTAAGGGAAACCTTAAACCAATGACAGGCGAGGAACCTACGCTTGAAAATATAGATTTTCAGCTAACCATAGATGCCATGGCAATTAGTCTTTACGACTGGACAAAAGCTATTTTCAAGGCGGGACTTTTTGCAAAAGATGCAAGAATTATTTCTTTTACCAGTGAAGGCAATAAAAAAGCCTGGGCCAATTACGCGGCTGTTTCAGCGGCTAAAGTTGCGCTGGAAGCAATTACAAGAAGTATAGCACTGGAATTTGCATCGCATGGAATTAGAGCAAACTGTATTCAGGCGGGTGTTACCGTTACAAGGTCTTTTCAAATGATTCCCGGCAACGAAACTTTGCGCGTACACGCCCTAAAACATAATCCTTTTAAAAGACTTACCGTTCCAAACGACGTTGCTAATGTTGTCTATCTATTGAGCAAAGACGAAGCAAGCTGGATTACGGGAACAATAATTCCTGTAAATGGCGGCGAACATTTAAAATAA
- a CDS encoding aconitate hydratase: protein MSKLNVTQKLIKEHLLKGEMTPGKEIGIKIDQALLQDATGTLVQLELEAMGLKKAQTEVAVQYVDHNLLQTDFKNADDHLFLLSAAQKFGLWYSRPGNGVSHPVHMERFGKPGKTMVGSDSHTPAAGSLGMLAIGTGGLDVAAAIAGQPYFVKMPQVWGVKLTGNLPDWVSAKDVILEMLRRHDVKGGVGKVIEYYGEGLKNLSAMDRHVIANMGAELGATTTVFPSDQETKRFLKSQQREDDWRELLADEGCEYDLHEEIILDDLVPLIALPTSPGNVVPVSEVAGKSISQVVIGSSANPGLRDFWVAGAIVEDKSVSSDVSFDINPTSRQIIQNMIENRAFANLIKSGARFHQSGCMGCIGMGQAPASGTISLRTMPRNFPDRSGTKDDQVHLCSPETAAASALTGKITDPRDLEKLYDMKYPKFEYPEFQIIKEDMLVAPPEDGSKVELQKGPNIKSLPYIEPMQDHYSVPVMLKMGDNVSTDEILKAGAEVLPFRSNLPEISKYSFTVIDETFYDRAMKAKGEHGGHIVVAKDNYAQGSSREHAAIAPKYLGQVAVIANSYARIAWQNLVNFGILPLEFVDIKDYEKIDQDDQIIFKNLREDIKNRNNIKVIVKKANGDKVTFETKHSMSDRQINILLKGGIINEFKERIENNELGEDQAKDAEEANK from the coding sequence ATGTCTAAATTGAATGTAACCCAGAAATTAATTAAAGAACATTTGCTAAAGGGAGAAATGACTCCCGGTAAGGAAATAGGAATAAAAATAGACCAGGCATTGCTCCAGGATGCTACCGGAACTCTGGTACAGCTTGAGCTGGAAGCTATGGGATTGAAAAAAGCACAGACGGAAGTTGCCGTGCAATATGTAGATCATAACCTACTACAAACCGATTTTAAAAATGCCGATGACCATTTGTTTTTACTTTCGGCAGCGCAAAAGTTTGGTCTTTGGTATAGTAGACCAGGAAACGGTGTTAGTCACCCCGTGCATATGGAACGTTTTGGAAAACCAGGAAAAACTATGGTAGGATCTGATAGCCATACTCCGGCTGCAGGATCTTTGGGAATGCTGGCCATTGGAACCGGTGGACTTGATGTAGCTGCAGCTATTGCAGGACAGCCCTATTTTGTTAAAATGCCACAGGTTTGGGGTGTAAAACTTACTGGAAACTTACCAGATTGGGTAAGTGCTAAAGATGTAATTCTGGAAATGCTACGCCGCCACGATGTTAAGGGCGGAGTAGGTAAAGTAATAGAATATTATGGTGAAGGGCTTAAGAATTTAAGCGCTATGGATCGTCACGTGATCGCCAATATGGGAGCTGAACTTGGTGCTACCACTACAGTTTTTCCTAGTGATCAGGAAACAAAGAGATTCTTAAAATCGCAACAGAGAGAAGATGACTGGAGAGAATTATTAGCTGATGAAGGTTGTGAATATGATCTTCATGAAGAAATTATTTTAGATGATCTTGTACCATTAATCGCGTTGCCAACCAGTCCTGGTAATGTGGTACCGGTAAGTGAAGTTGCTGGAAAATCTATTAGCCAGGTAGTTATAGGATCTTCAGCAAATCCTGGATTAAGAGATTTCTGGGTGGCAGGCGCAATTGTTGAAGATAAATCGGTTAGTAGTGATGTTTCTTTTGATATCAACCCAACTTCAAGACAAATTATTCAGAATATGATTGAGAATAGAGCTTTTGCTAATTTAATTAAATCAGGAGCGCGTTTTCACCAATCAGGTTGTATGGGTTGTATAGGTATGGGACAGGCTCCTGCATCTGGTACAATTAGTTTACGTACCATGCCAAGAAATTTCCCTGATAGATCAGGGACTAAAGATGACCAGGTACATTTATGTAGCCCAGAAACCGCTGCGGCTTCCGCCTTAACAGGCAAAATTACCGATCCAAGAGATTTGGAGAAATTATATGATATGAAGTATCCAAAATTTGAATATCCAGAATTTCAGATCATTAAAGAAGATATGCTGGTGGCTCCGCCAGAAGATGGCTCTAAAGTAGAACTTCAAAAAGGACCAAATATTAAGTCATTACCATATATTGAACCTATGCAGGATCATTATAGTGTTCCGGTGATGTTGAAAATGGGGGATAATGTTTCTACTGATGAAATTCTAAAAGCGGGAGCAGAGGTTTTACCATTTAGAAGTAACCTACCCGAAATAAGTAAGTATTCCTTTACGGTTATCGATGAAACATTTTATGATCGTGCAATGAAAGCCAAAGGAGAGCACGGTGGTCATATTGTAGTAGCCAAAGATAATTATGCTCAGGGATCGAGTAGGGAACATGCTGCTATTGCACCCAAATACTTAGGCCAGGTAGCAGTGATTGCTAATAGTTATGCTAGAATAGCCTGGCAAAATCTGGTAAATTTTGGTATTCTTCCGTTGGAATTTGTTGATATTAAGGATTATGAAAAGATAGATCAGGATGATCAGATAATTTTCAAGAATCTTCGGGAAGACATTAAAAATAGAAATAATATTAAAGTGATTGTCAAAAAAGCTAATGGTGATAAAGTTACTTTTGAAACCAAACATAGTATGAGTGATCGTCAAATAAATATTCTATTGAAAGGTGGAATTATCAATGAGTTTAAAGAACGTATTGAAAATAATGAATTAGGTGAAGATCAGGCTAAAGATGCCGAAGAAGCAAATAAATAA
- a CDS encoding acyl carrier protein has translation MKEKEILDSLKKIVTPYTQRKEGLENFNEETDFIKDLEVNSANLVDVILDVEDEFDIEIDNDSMSGMLTVGDARNIIQRKLASA, from the coding sequence ATGAAAGAAAAAGAAATACTCGATTCACTAAAAAAGATTGTTACGCCCTATACTCAGCGTAAAGAAGGTTTGGAAAATTTCAACGAAGAAACCGATTTCATAAAAGATCTGGAGGTGAATTCAGCCAATTTGGTAGATGTAATTTTAGATGTAGAAGACGAGTTTGATATTGAAATTGACAACGATTCTATGAGTGGAATGCTTACCGTTGGTGATGCCAGGAATATTATTCAACGCAAACTGGCTTCAGCGTGA
- the hpf gene encoding ribosome hibernation-promoting factor, HPF/YfiA family has translation MEAIYQFVKLDKSESLQDFAQKKLDKLEVKYDFIVRAEVYFKKEEAQDPAGYICNIKLSVPGPQLFAESNKDSFEAAVAESVKDLDRQLSKKKSQMKTHSN, from the coding sequence ATGGAAGCAATATATCAGTTCGTAAAACTCGATAAAAGTGAAAGTCTACAGGATTTCGCACAAAAAAAATTAGATAAGCTGGAAGTGAAATACGATTTTATCGTTAGAGCCGAGGTTTATTTTAAAAAGGAAGAAGCTCAGGACCCAGCCGGTTATATCTGTAATATCAAGCTAAGTGTACCTGGCCCTCAATTATTCGCTGAATCTAATAAAGATTCTTTTGAAGCTGCGGTGGCAGAGAGTGTAAAAGATCTTGATAGACAATTGTCCAAGAAGAAAAGCCAGATGAAGACACACTCGAATTAA
- a CDS encoding beta-ketoacyl synthase, with the protein MKKRVVVTGMGVVAPNAIGLANFEDAICKGESGISFQDELEKLKFSCQIAGKPEVSDEKIAEYFTPLELRGLNSSGIVYGVIAGTDAWKDAGLEIENNEEPDWDSGIIFGTGILGVDKFREAIHLIDAGKTRRLGSTSVMQTMASGISAYLGGKLGCGNQVTTNSSACTTGTEAVLMGFERIATGKAKRILVGSCSDSGPYVWGGFDAMRILPSKYNADPSKASRPMSESATGFVPGSGAGALVLEDYESAKARGAKIYAEVLGGAVNSGGQRGGGSMTAANSKAVIKCIEYAIQFSRVSAEEIDVINGHLTATTKDALEIENWKKALRSKDFPYINSLKGMTGHCLAASGSIECVASVLQIDKNFIFGNINCEDLNPEISNLVSEEKIPRKTIEKQITILAKASFGFGDVNAVVIFKKI; encoded by the coding sequence ATGAAAAAACGAGTAGTTGTAACAGGAATGGGAGTGGTTGCACCAAATGCGATAGGTTTAGCCAATTTTGAAGATGCGATTTGTAAAGGAGAAAGCGGAATTAGTTTTCAGGATGAATTAGAAAAATTAAAATTCAGTTGCCAGATTGCCGGAAAACCTGAGGTTTCTGATGAAAAAATAGCCGAGTATTTTACTCCCTTAGAACTTCGCGGACTAAATTCCAGCGGTATTGTTTACGGAGTTATAGCTGGAACAGATGCCTGGAAAGACGCCGGACTTGAAATTGAAAATAATGAAGAGCCAGATTGGGACAGCGGAATTATTTTTGGAACCGGAATTTTAGGGGTCGATAAATTTAGGGAAGCGATTCATTTAATCGATGCGGGGAAAACTCGAAGATTGGGAAGCACCAGCGTAATGCAAACTATGGCGAGTGGAATTAGCGCCTATTTAGGAGGAAAATTGGGGTGCGGAAACCAGGTAACTACAAACTCATCTGCTTGCACCACGGGTACAGAAGCGGTACTAATGGGTTTTGAAAGAATAGCAACCGGAAAAGCTAAACGAATTTTAGTTGGAAGTTGTAGCGATAGCGGCCCTTATGTTTGGGGAGGTTTTGATGCGATGCGTATTTTACCTTCAAAATATAATGCGGATCCTTCCAAAGCATCACGCCCAATGAGCGAATCGGCTACAGGTTTTGTTCCGGGAAGTGGGGCAGGAGCATTGGTGCTGGAGGACTATGAATCTGCAAAAGCAAGAGGCGCAAAAATTTATGCTGAAGTTTTGGGAGGCGCTGTAAATAGCGGAGGTCAGCGAGGTGGTGGTAGTATGACTGCCGCAAATAGCAAAGCTGTTATTAAATGTATTGAATATGCTATTCAATTTTCAAGAGTTTCAGCTGAAGAAATAGATGTAATTAACGGGCACCTAACAGCTACCACAAAAGATGCGCTGGAAATTGAAAATTGGAAAAAAGCATTACGTAGTAAAGATTTTCCATATATAAACTCGTTGAAAGGAATGACGGGACATTGCCTGGCGGCTTCGGGCAGTATAGAATGTGTGGCCAGTGTGCTTCAAATTGATAAAAACTTTATCTTCGGAAATATTAATTGTGAAGATCTAAATCCCGAAATATCTAATTTGGTTTCCGAAGAAAAAATTCCTCGTAAAACTATAGAGAAACAAATAACTATTTTGGCAAAGGCCAGTTTTGGTTTTGGTGATGTAAATGCTGTGGTGATCTTTAAGAAAATATAA